A genome region from Bufo gargarizans isolate SCDJY-AF-19 chromosome 2, ASM1485885v1, whole genome shotgun sequence includes the following:
- the PDCD7 gene encoding programmed cell death protein 7, with translation MERRPRPAVNETWDQPDYGYGSAQRPPRFRHEPPSCPPSRAGPHGEAPPGVFYPDGGAPGTGPWESRPPYEAGRTACSPLDGSEQRFPHRDVTQHGYREPQEYGGPQFRPQRPDVFPYGGARPGVPHHGPLQPAAFPPRLPPCNLQRAGDLPGLQSPIVQSDPSVPSLPQHRAPEPPQGVMQRTPEVGIQGRPLPMIPARSEEYVSDHRREGQRLYSHEDLQQSGARLHGGPQHRAGERQESMYSEGPLPRSGHPDAYQPGFFHLGGPDPASSQYFGGRQPAGFQHELPHNRSNLPHTYQNEGCHPGMSGIYNVETPQVPDTYNYRAPSPGLQQFSAQPQPATQHSHYNVPPIHGNIPNPSYALPPPVGPGLSGSAEESDLEVPRLQREPHHSHHLLNLHQDRRQGLDPLMASGGRHFEDDARFLQHEVPDGRRDPCLVLQRGVPFVSQPTPHMEDNSMHLDRHTDKDIFVQWLSSFLACRRKKPPAKPDAVPAVSIAEARGLIYGALRLVSQLNSLCQSLESGDKAGEPWTGDYEKAANIRGDLEKRLKELEKPGYIQGVKRKLERVCKKRLRWQRRRQSAEEEGKLAAERSAEKEASIDLWRLKCIQVVEEKKRERELKATADHVLCEVRKKQNDVKKMLDVLKSLEKLRKLRKEAAGRKGVFPPPSADETFSNHIKRLRTLVHKRSALYDAEEMTLRVILEGEQEEERQRESDKRQKKEKEKTLQKQRELDSILFGDADPLPSLHPLQPFRHYYLQAEHSVVSLVQIRHEWDQFLVPPDHPDGSSIPRGWVVPTLPSNDTWATALKQSD, from the exons ATGGAGAGGAGGCCGCGGCCTGCGGTAAATGAGACGTGGGATCAGCCTGATTATGGCTACGGTTCGGCACAGCGTCCACCGAGGTTCCGTCATGAGCCTCCGTCCTGTCCACCATCGCGTGCAGGTCCTCATGGAGAGGCGCCCCCCGGTGTGTTCTATCCGGACGGCGGTGCTCCTGGGACAGGCCCCTGGGAGAGCAGGCCTCCTTATGAAGCCGGACGGACGGCCTGCTCCCCACTGGACGGGTCCGAGCAGAGGTTTCCGCACAGAGACGTTACACAGCACGGGTACCGTGAACCGCAGGAATATGGGGGGCCCCAGTTCAGACCCCAGCGGCCAGACGTATTCCCATACGGAGGTGCGAGGCCTGGCGTGCCTCACCATGGCCCTCTGCAGCCAGCCGCCTTCCCGCCCAGGCTCCCTCCCTGTAACTTGCAGAGAGCAGGTGACCTCCCAGGTCTGCAGTCTCCCATTGTACAAAGTGATCCTTCAGTCCCAAGCCTTCCCCAGCACAGGGCACCGGAGCCCCCCCAGGGGGTGATGCAGCGGACCCCAGAGGTGGGCATCCAAGGAAGACCCCTGCCAATGATACCAGCAAGGTCTGAAGAATATGTGTCTGATCACAGAAGAGAGGGTCAGCGACTCTACAGCCACGAAGACCTACAGCAGTCAGGAGCACGGCTTCATGGAGGGCCCCAACATAGAGCGGGTGAGCGGCAAGAGTCTATGTATTCGGAGGGGCCACTGCCGAGGAGTGGGCATCCTGATGCATATCAGCCGGGCTTTTTTCATCTCGGAGGTCCTGATCCAGCATCCTCTCAGTATTTTGGTGGTCGTCAGCCTGCAGGTTTTCAGCATGAGCTTCCACACAACAGAAGTAATCTGCCACACACCTACCAGAATGAAGGTTGCCACCCTGGTATGTCTGGAATATATAATGTGGAGACCCCCCAGGTACCTGATACTTACAACTACAGGGCACCGTCTCCAGGCCTCCAGCAATTCTCTGCTCAGCCACAGCCTGCAACTCAGCATAGCCACTATAATGTACCCCCAATACACGGAAATATCCCCAATCCTTCATATGCTCTCCCCCCACCTGTAGGCCCTGGTCTTAGTGGATCTGCTGAGGAGAGTGACTTGGAGGTGCCCAGGCTCCAGAGAGAACCCCATCATTCACACCATCTCCTGAACCTGCACCAGGATAGAAGACAAGGTCTGGATCCTCTTATGGCCTCAGGTGGTAGACATTTTGAGGATGATGCTCGTTTTCTTCAGCACGAGGTACCAGATGGGCGTAGAGACCCCTGTTTGGTGCTGCAGCGTGGTGTCCCATTTGTTTCCCAGCCCACCCCTCACATGGAGGACAATTCTATGCATTTGGACAGGCATACTGATAAAGACATCTTTGTGCAGTGGCTTTCCAGCTTCTTAGCATGTCGAAGAAAGAAGCCACCAGCCAAGCCTGATGCAGTTCCTGCAGTCTCAATAGCAGAAGCTCGGGGGTTGATCTATGGTGCCCTTCGATTGGTATCTCAGCTTAATTCCTTGTGCCAGTCTCTGGAAAGCGGTGACAAGGCAGGAGAGCCATGGACAGGTGATTATGAGAAAGCAGCCAATATACGGGGAGATCTAGAGAAGAGACTAAAGGAGCTGGAGAAGCCAGGCTATATCCAGGGTGTCAAGAGGAAACTGGAAAGAGTGTGCAAAAAAAGGCTTCGCTGGCAGCGCAGGAGACAGTCAGCAGAGGAGGAAGGAAAACTGGCGGCAGAGCGATCTGCAGAGAAGGAAGCCAGCATCGACTTGTGGAGATTGAAATGTATCCAGGTCGTCGAAGAGAAGAAACGG GAACGAGAACTTAAAGCCACCGCTGACCATGTACTTTGTGAGGTGAGGAAGAAGCAAAATGAcgtaaaaaaaatgctggatgtTTTAAAGTCTCTAGAGAAACTGCGTAAACTGAGAAAGGAAGCGGCAGGAAGAAAAG GAGTCTTTCCACCACCATCTGCCGATGAAACCTTCTCCAATCACATAAAGAGGCTTCGAACCTTGGTGCACAAGCGTAGTGCATTGTATGATGCAGAGGAGATGACTCTGAGGGTCATACTGGAAGGGGAGCAAGAGGAGGAGCGGCAGAGAGAAAGTGATAAGAGACAGAAAAAGGAAAAGGAGAAAACATTGCAGAAGCAGCGAGAACTAGACTCCATATTGTTTGGTGACGCAG ACCCTTTACCCAGTCTGCACCCTCTTCAGCCATTTCGGCACTATTATCTGCAAGCTGAGCACTCGGTTGTGTCCCTCGTCCAAATCCG ACACGAGTGGGATCAATTCTTGGTTCCACCTGACCATCCTGATGGCAGCAGTATTCCTCGTGGGTGGGTTGTTCCCACGCTCCCCTCAAATGACACCTGGGCTACAGCATTGAAGCAATCAGATTGA